In the genome of Thiorhodovibrio winogradskyi, the window AGCTGCCACATAGCCTCTAAACCCTTGTCCTGGTGCGCTTCGTTTTCGATTGGTCAGAATTCTTACGGCCTGTAAGTCACTGTTTTTAATTTTTTTAATGCTTGTTCTAACAGGGTGTAAGTGGTTGAAAGTTTGAATTTGGCGCGGATTGTGTTTCCCTTGAGGGCTGTTCATAAGCGCCGGCCCTGTTGTCAAGTGCCAATGTGCGATCTGGCGCGATCTGTTCCCGCTTCGATCAGCGGCCCTCGGTACTAGGCGCTCCGGCCCATCATCCTCACCGAGATGACCAGGGCCTGCTGGCTGCCGCGAGCCGAGATGCGTCCGGCCAAAGACCGAGCGAAACCTTCAATTGTGTCATTAGTCGGCGACCCGTGCCGAGGTCGCGGCACGGATGGCCTGGCACAACAAGTTCGCGTCTAGCGGCTTGGCCAGAATGCGTGGAGATCTCGAGGATGCGCTGGCCGCCTTCTCGCGCAGGCTTTCCAGGGTCTCCCCGGTCATGAAAATCACCGGCAGGTCCGGGTGTTCCTGATCGATGCGTTGCAGCAGACCAATCCCGTCGAGCCGGGGCATGGCGTAGTCCGTGAGGACGAGATCGACGGGCGGCGCGCGTTTGAGACGCTCCAGGGCCGCGGCGCCGTGCTCGGCCAGTTCCGGAGCCATGCCATGCGCCGTTAGCAGCCGGCCGACGGCTTCGCGCACAGAGCGCTCATCGTCGACCACCACCACGCGCGGAATGCCGATGTCATTGATCGAGCGGATCTCCTGTTGAGGCGATGCCTTGGGTAAGGCATTGTCGCAATCAACAGCCGCTTGCCTGGGGGAAGCCACCGCCGGCAGCAGCAGTCGGAAGGCGGTGCCGATCTCCGGCGTCGATTCCAGCGCGAGTGCGCCCTTGGTGCGGGTGAAAAATTCCTGCACCATGAATAGGCCCAAGCCGTGACCACGTTGCGCGGATTTTGTGGAGAATAATGGTTCAAAGATGCGCGCCAGTGTCGGCGCGTCCATGCCGCAACCATCATCCTCGACCAGAATCTCGACTAAATCACCCACTGGGCGTTGACCAAGGCGAACCGCGCGCTCGGTCCCAGGGGCAAGCCGACGCGCGATCAGTCGCAGGTGGCCATCACCGCCGGTGGCATCGCGGGCATTGATCGCCAGATTGAGTAAGGCAGCCTGCAGGAAGGCGCCGTTCGACAGTACCCGCAGCTGCGGTTCCACCGCCACCTCGAGGGTCATGCTCGGTGGCAGGATTTGGCTCAGAATGCGCGCCAGCTCGGGAATGGTCTCGCTCAGAACGACCTCGGCGAGCGGGATGCCGCCGTGGTGACTCAGCGACAGTAGGCCGGAGGTGATTACCTTGGCATGATTGAGGACGCTGATGGTTTCCTGCAGGATCTCGGCCGTTTCGGAATCCGGCGCCGGCATGAGCAGATGCGAATTGAGGTACCAGAGGTTGGCATCGATGGCACCGAGTAGGTTATTGAAATCATGCGCGATGCCGCTGGCCAGATGGCCGATGGTCGCACGCTCGCGCGCGGTCACCAAATCCTGCTGAATGCGCCGGTGGCGTTCAATTCCCGCCAGGCGCTGCCCGATGAGTTGCAGCAACTGGCGCTCCAATTTCGCCACCCCCGCGCGGGCATCGGCGTGGCAGAGTACCAATAGGTAAGAAAATTCGCCTTTCGTATCCGGGTTGGTCGGGATGTGCAGCACCAAGGCGCTGTCGATGCCATGCGCACGCGCTGCCGCGGGCAGTTCCGACGCACCCAGCAGACGAAGGGCTTCAGCTTGCCGGTTATCCGGAGACAGCGAGGCCGCGCCCAGCGCGGTGGCAGTCGCCGCGGCCTGGGTGCCGGCCATGAAAAGGGGATGATAGTGCTTTTCTGTGTCAAGCGTACCGAAACTGCCGGCCACCGCGCCGAGACTGACGCGACCGAGTTCGAGCAGTCGCTCACCCTGATCGGCGGCCTCGGATTGATGCAGCGAGACCGCGATCAATTCCTCTAGCTGCCGACTATAGCGCGCGAGTCGTTCCTCGCTTAAACGCAAGGCGGCGTAGAATTGCTCACGCCCGAGCGCGCTGGCGAGCAGATTGGCGAACACCCGCAGGAAGCGCAACTCGCTTTCGGACCAGCGGCGCGGCGCGCTCACCGCGTCGAAGCCAACAAATCCCTGCAAGCGACCGGCCGAATGCAGGGGCATCAGCAGCAGCGATTGAATGGCTTGAGGTTCAAGAATGGCCCGCTCGCCGGCCCATTCATCTGGCAGGTTGTGAATATCCTGCAAGACCACGGGTTGGTTCGTTGCCAGCCGGTTCATGGCAGCTGGAAAGAGATCAATCGGAAGCTGCTGCAACATGTCGATCATGGGGGCGACGCCATCGGCCACCCATTCGTGGGTGTTGCTCATGCGCTGCTCGGCAGCGTCGAGCAGGAACAAATAGCTGCGATCAATCCGCCAGAAGGCGCCAATGCGCTGCAAGGCAGCATTGATGGCGGCATCCAAGTTGTTCGCCGTGGTATTCACCAAGGACGCGGCCAGGGCCACCAATTCCTGTTCCAAGGCCTCGCGCTCGGCGATGCGCTGCTCGACTCCCT includes:
- a CDS encoding PAS domain-containing protein produces the protein MSRPSPAPEVSRWRQLGLQGLATLALALVAEGANSVPIPLFFGVDLLPGSIIALIALVWLGTLPALVVVAAGGLMTLPLWGHPYALIIFSVEIACVAAVRDRIHSRGGKQPPLPVIDLGFWLLLGIPMVLFFYHQALALPWEQTRLIAIKQSLNGVLNAAVAGIMLLLVDVLRRKRASVRLADLVFNGLLVAVVLPALLLVLANNRQLISELEDRVTEHLGLFARLSEAELRSGHSTAESSGQQLGHLTRALESTLPAGSALAVELVPRREVDAANETPGLHLQPATDPTRSRMQSFRGGRYHWIQPLATDLPWSHLRVSLNAAPVIDEAQARTADAMLLLALIVLSTLVLTGLGSRWTDRAIERLLNAIARVPVAARHGAPWQLPPTGSLEEWDRLRDSIRGMASSLQQMLREVRDEHQKGLETLARLREQDALLARAEQIAELGSWSFSRQEHEPQDAKRQLRWSEQLHAMLGYAPGDVERSWPALFARLTDVDRQALKRGLRALLDQSQVVLHLDVRVAAPGQSIRVLETYTRAVRNTAGRLLGLEGVGLDVTERRAIERALAEERRFIANVIAGTRLGTWSWYVQIGKVKFNEHWAAICGYTLAELMPLSIATWRRLAHPDDLEISDVLMDYHLRGHVDRYECEVRMRHRDGHWVWVLDQGRVVEWSSDGEPLIVAGTHTDVSQRKGVEQRIAEREALEQELVALAASLVNTTANNLDAAINAALQRIGAFWRIDRSYLFLLDAAEQRMSNTHEWVADGVAPMIDMLQQLPIDLFPAAMNRLATNQPVVLQDIHNLPDEWAGERAILEPQAIQSLLLMPLHSAGRLQGFVGFDAVSAPRRWSESELRFLRVFANLLASALGREQFYAALRLSEERLARYSRQLEELIAVSLHQSEAADQGERLLELGRVSLGAVAGSFGTLDTEKHYHPLFMAGTQAAATATALGAASLSPDNRQAEALRLLGASELPAAARAHGIDSALVLHIPTNPDTKGEFSYLLVLCHADARAGVAKLERQLLQLIGQRLAGIERHRRIQQDLVTARERATIGHLASGIAHDFNNLLGAIDANLWYLNSHLLMPAPDSETAEILQETISVLNHAKVITSGLLSLSHHGGIPLAEVVLSETIPELARILSQILPPSMTLEVAVEPQLRVLSNGAFLQAALLNLAINARDATGGDGHLRLIARRLAPGTERAVRLGQRPVGDLVEILVEDDGCGMDAPTLARIFEPLFSTKSAQRGHGLGLFMVQEFFTRTKGALALESTPEIGTAFRLLLPAVASPRQAAVDCDNALPKASPQQEIRSINDIGIPRVVVVDDERSVREAVGRLLTAHGMAPELAEHGAAALERLKRAPPVDLVLTDYAMPRLDGIGLLQRIDQEHPDLPVIFMTGETLESLREKAASASSRSPRILAKPLDANLLCQAIRAATSARVAD